DNA from Triticum aestivum cultivar Chinese Spring chromosome 7D, IWGSC CS RefSeq v2.1, whole genome shotgun sequence:
AACTAGGGGTCACTACTAGAAACAGCATTTTCCCCTGCGGTGGTTCATTTTCCTGTGAGGGCTGGAGGCCCTCATAGTAATATAAGCTTTCCTGTCAGGTATACATAAGCCACAAGGAAAATAGGACATTTTACTATATAGCACAATATGCGAGAGTTTCTTATGTGAGAGTAACTAGTTGATGAGCATTCCTTCGGGAGCCTCACAATAATTACTTGAGGGTGGGCTGAGAGTGCACCATCACGTGTCGCGCTCTAGGCGCTCCCTCCAGATTTTCTTTTAATTAGTTTTTTGCAcgtgtttttgaaattttaatttTTTCTGGGTTTTTATGACTTTTTGTTTTTTCacaggtcttccttagcttttggaaaAAAAATATAGAACTTTTTTTGCacgaaaaacgcgtttttttcgcgagaggcacgacttttcttttgcgagaggcacaaccatgcctctcggaaacatAAACAAAccgcgttttctatttttattttccttccgggagaggcacgaccgtgcctctcggaaatgaaaaaaacacattttctgttCTTATTTCCttctgtgagaggcacggttgtgctttcgcgaacctctcggaaacaaaaaagtgttttctgtttttttgtttgcgcgagaggcacggttttgctttcgcgagaggcacggttctcctttcgcgagaggcacggctgtgcctctcggaaatgaaaaaaagtgtttttttttccgcgagaggcacgtttTTGCTTCCGCTCGAGGCACGGTTCTGCTTttgtgagaggcacggccgtgcctctttcgTAAAGGAATAaaacgtgctcccggttcggttttttcgtctggttttttacgtgaaaaaaaagttcatcaaaacctatcaacatgggatctagttttgaagattttgcggcgagaaatccaatggtgaaaatGGTTCAAGCTTTGGACTCACAGTTTAGGGGacaaaaatattttgaataaacgaatgTACGAAAAAAAAActcacaggttgcgacaagtggcgtgcatgcagtgcgtcacttgtcgcaacctgaggagGTGAGAGTTATATTTGGaaggagtactccttaactagtgatttcgttaTTCTGTCTCGATGAACAATTTCCGCCACGATGTAGGTGTTGGGCCAGCCAATTTGTGTCTTTTTTTCCGCGCTAGGTGTCGCAATCTCCTTCGCCGATTGCACTTTATGCGCTGGTTTGCAGTTTTTTTTACTGTTTATGGTTTTTGTTTGTTTCCTCACTAGTTTCTTCGGCTTTTTGTTTTAAATTGTTTTTTAATGTTTTTCTTTATTTGTTCCTGGTTTTCACGGGCTTCTCAGTTTTTCTGTGTTTCTTGCtcggtttttattttattttctttttctatgttttcttcggttttgtttctttctttctcgTTTTTGGTcgggtttttctttgtttcttttttgatTTTACTCTTTCCATTTTGTTCATTAGGTTTGTACGTTTTCCTTAGTTTTTTTGTCGACTTCCCTCTGTTTCTTTATCAGTTTTCATTGTTTTTCATTTCATTTGCACATGTTTCTTCGGCTTTctttttaatttccccttttcttttcttttcttttcttttcttttttaccttttttgtttcttttgctcTTTATCCTACATTTTCCATATACGTTAATAAAATTTTTATAGTACAAGtttcacatttttaaaatacatttaaACATTTTTTTAGTACACGGTCAAAAAAATTCTATACACATATTTAAAAATTTCAAATGATTTATTAAAAAAATTCATGTACAAGTTTAACAATTTTTTAGTACACGgttaacattttttatacacattttaaTACTTTTCAAATCCTTGACTGACATTTTTTGAAGTAGAagataacatttttcaaatgcttaattaacattttttaatacatagtcaacatttttctatacacattcaaagaatttcaaatgcttgattaacatacttgttcaacattttcaaaatggttgattaattttttttaaatacatgatcagaATGTTTTTATCATTTTGTAATACATGGTcacattttttaatacacatttAACTTTTTTCAACGTCTTTCTTAATAATTTATAAATACTTatttaatattttttcaaattcaagGATTAACTTAAAatatatttttcatatacatgagaaacattttatcTGTGcatatttaacattttccaaatgtttagttaacatttttttcaaattttttatgtAAAGTTCTGTTTGTAATATgtttatttagaatatttggaagcATTAGCCaaagtaaaaaaagaaataaaaaacgaaaatgaaaacatgaaaaaaaaaacaaaaacaatgcGGGGACGAGGAAGAAACTAACTGGGCCCGCTAGACGCGCGAATTTTCTTTGTTTCCCGGGTTCGCGCGGATTCTCTTTTTCCTGTGTGTGTGTGTAGAGGCCCAcgggaaaaaaacaaaagaaacccTACAGAAAATTTCCCCAATCGTCTCCTCAGTCCTCACCCACCTcccatccccgccgccgccgtcgcagccGCCTCACCTCGCCTGACCTCCACAGCTGGTCTCCACCGCCCCCATCTTCACTGCtggtatccgccgccgccgccgccacaatcCACCACACCGACCCCCACTTTCACCGCTGGTCTCCGCCTCTGCCGCCCAACCGCCACCGCCGGTATCCATTCTCCAGGACCCCTGTACCAAACCACCGAGCACCGGCAGCCGGGAAATGGCCGCGCCGTGCACTTCGATCCTAAACGACCGTCTGGCCGTCCTCCTGGAGGACATCTTCCTCCTGCTGCCCGGCGCAGCAGACCTCGTCCGTGCCTCCGCCGCCTGCGTCCCCTTCCGCCAGATCGCCACCGGCAGCTCCTTCCTCCGCCGCTTCCGCAAAACACACTCTCCGTCCTTCATCGGCTTCGTGGACTATCATGGCTTCCGCCCCGCGCTCCGGCCTCACACTTCCGCGCCCATCGCCGATGCCGTCGCTCGTGCCGCCGCcgacttctccttctccttcctccctcgCCCCAACCGCTGCAGCTTCACGGGAGACGCCGGCTGCTGGAACGTCAGGGACATCCGCGGCGGCCGGGTCCTCCTCGACCGCGGCCCCAAGCGCGAGAAGGGCTCAGTGGTCTTCCCGGAGCTCGCGGTGAGCGACCCGTTGCACCGGCGATACCGCCTGCTCCCGCCGATCCCTGACGACCTAGCCGTGTTGGTGAGGGACGCACTTGATCTGACTTACTCCCCGAAGCGCCGCTGCCAGGTCGTCCTcggccccgtccccgtccccgcctTCAAGGAAGTGAAAGTGGAACCGGAAGATGAAGAGACTTCATTCCGCGTAATCTGGATGGCACAGTGCAGGACTAAGCCGATGGCATTCCTTTATTCTTCAAGCACCGGATAATGGCAAGCCATTGCATCAGACGGTTGGAGCAATTTGTTAGGTTGTGACACACCTGTATCTTTGGAATCCCGTTTGTTCCAAAGGTGTGATCACGCCTATGGATGTTTGTACTGGCCGATGTATGAGCCGGAAGGCGGCCTGAAGAATTATCCAAGGGAAGTTATGCTCGTTCTTGACACCATGAGGATGGAGTTTTCTGTTGCTGATTTGCCACCCGGAAGAAGGTGGAGGGGGCGAAACTTTGCTATTGTGGAGGCAGGGGAAGGCAGGCTTGGATTGATTGCTCACTCATCAAATGGGACACTAGAATATACTGTTAGGCAGAACACCGAGGTGAATGAGTGGCAGATAGAGAAGATAATCCCATTGGCTTACGGTGACCATACTATCATACGTGTAACTGAGAGGTACTTGCTCCTGCTAAGGTCAGATGTGAAGATGGACTTCAACACATTTCAGTTTGAGAGGCTTTATGAGAAGTCTGAATGTTTCTCACTAGATGTCAAGACATTTAAGCTTGAGAGTGTGTGTGAGAAAAATAACGTCACATGTGGGCCCATATACACTAACTTCCCACCATCACTGTCCTCAAGGACAGTATGAAATGGTAATCTCTTGCACCCTGCCTAGCTATGCATTTCCTTCATACTTATCACATACTCGTATGATGCTTCATAACTTGATTACGTAATTTAGCAGTGGCCCTTTTTTCTTTGTTCGCGTCTTGCTACACTGCTCTGATTTAGCAGGCTTAGAGTCATTGCGTTTCTGCTTAGCTGCATTATGCTACCATAAATCATGAATTACCTCCATTTTGACTATGAACATCGAGCTATATATCCTTAAAGGAGTGTCTAGTGTTACTGAATTGTTGCTGCATATTCAAATGAATGTTTTGTCTGTACCCTGAAGCATGCTGTTACCTATGTTAATTTTGTTTCTTGATCTCCTACTATTTTACAGCCAGCATCCTTGAGCCTGTGCATGTTGTTCTTTCCTATTCCATGATGAAGATTTTTGCTCTTACACAAGTTTATTATCAGCCCCTAAAAAATCTGCAGGTTAGAGACAATGCATTTCTTCTTAGTTGCATTACATGATCTTACATCATGAGTTAGCTCAAGTTTAACCATGAACCTCAAGCTATTCTGCATGCGGTTGTTTATTATTCCAGAATGATGCTGCATCATTGAATGAGTATTATGTATGTAActttgcttcggtacacccccctaGAAAAGTTTTTGGATTTCGATACTGATTAAAGGTGAAGATTAGATGATACCCCTTCAATCAAAAAGGATAATATAATATTTTGTATTCAAGTCAATCTATTTAATACGTTTAATCTGCAGGCTAATATGGCGATAGCCTTTTTAACTAACATTAAGATTCATGCAAACTTTTAGGGTGGTTGTACCGAAGCAAAACTCAATACTTGTtccaaaattaaaataaaacatcTACATACAGTGTGTACTCCATTAGAAACAAACAGCTTGTCACAGTACAGCAGGCTGATAAGGCAAGCAATAGCAAAACCATCTTAAGGTGGATAGGAAAACATGCATAAGCTGAAGCTTTTTGGTTCTAAACTATAAGATCGAGAACAATCACGTATGAGTTTTACTTCGGTACATGATGATAGTTATCCATTGTTATTGTAATTACTTGTCCTCTTTCAGGTTTCAGCACCGTTAACTCTTTTGCTTTAAATTATGCCATGCTGAAATGCTCCTCATTGTTTTGCTTTCCATATTTCAAGATGCAGAATTGCCCGGCCTGTGAAGTTCTTAGACAGTTTCTATGTCAGTGATGAAAAGCTTCAGAAGGGTGTCTTGGTAATTACATCCTGAAGAGTGATTGGCGCCGTGCTGCAAAAGAAGTGCTTTTCTTCTTCCCTAGTGGAAGTTCTATCCTAGTACTTTTGTATGAGCTTTGCCAGTTTATCTATAAGGGTGGTCTGTTCCCTTTTGTCATATTGTTTCTGTTTGGAACAACTTGTTGAGCTCTATCTTATAGGACTAATGCATCGtatggatttgaaaaaaaattaaaggtTTAAATTCCTGTGATTTTCTGGGCCTGGAGCTCCCTAATTGGTTGGCGATAGCAAAATCTATCCTGTTGGACTTTGTCTTGTGAAGTTCATTGCAAAATGTGCTCTATTTATTGCTGCTTGTTAATTGTGCTGGAGAAATGTCTGGACATGAAAAATAGATGTAATATTATCATGATGCTTCTCTTAAATGTCTCACAAATATGTCCCTTATTGTTCCCCAATGTAATGTTTATTTGTTTGTTGATACAACCGTCTCAAAAACGTATGAAAAGTTGGTTTGACCCTTTTTAACCTATTGTGCTTGGATGATGTTA
Protein-coding regions in this window:
- the LOC123170352 gene encoding uncharacterized protein — translated: MAAPCTSILNDRLAVLLEDIFLLLPGAADLVRASAACVPFRQIATGSSFLRRFRKTHSPSFIGFVDYHGFRPALRPHTSAPIADAVARAAADFSFSFLPRPNRCSFTGDAGCWNVRDIRGGRVLLDRGPKREKGSVVFPELAVSDPLHRRYRLLPPIPDDLAVLVRDALDLTYSPKRRCQVVLGPVPVPAFKEVKVEPEDEETSFRVIWMAQCRTKPMAFLYSSSTG